The Gordonia sp. KTR9 genome contains a region encoding:
- a CDS encoding arabinosyltransferase domain-containing protein encodes MPVPAPTSPEDPAETSSSGPSTRISAGTARWIATVAGIAGIVLCALTPLLPVKAVDAGFAWPVGQDLGAESSSVMAPLIAQTPQTLDARIPCATLASADDGVVLATMPTNAPKSKSSSLWVTATDAAITVTFRNSLAATAARADLDRCRELRIFSAPTGPGAQFVGLGESTTLPPDRRPQVDGIFSNLSPEQARAAAADGLRVQVDIDNRYESSPSILKIVVTVLAVLSVVVAVVALGLLDRIGGYHRRIGARTRSWWHSLKPRATDLIVTAILLVWSVLGAGSPDDGYILNMGRTADGFGYLANYYRFYGIPEAPFDWYYSFLAVWSSVSPSVLWMHIPQLVAGLVSWFVLSRVLLPRLGPAVRRSSWAIWAAAMTFTAFWLPFCSGLRSEGIIVLGSLLTWWAAEHAIATRRLLPAALAALVAGFTLALAPHGVVGVAILLVAARSLLHILIDRRKQLDGSVWTTTLTLVAPIAAAGMLVLIVVFRDQTLATVLEAIKLRYSVGPVISWHQEFLRYYFISVVTDDGALTRRVPLLLLLAGLFVTVAVMLRRTRIRGVDPGPAWRLIGAVGVTLLLFAFTPTKWTIQFGVLAGLASAVAAVATVAVAQSAARSARNLTVFVSGLLFAMAAAMAGYNSWPFLYEYGISWFDRAPVIAGFQASTLFLILAVIAAGVAVWQHLRLDYVTNRGLAHADTGPGETRADRRRLFLASSPLAVIAGLLVIVELLLFAKAAVTRYPASTALAENLNALRGNSCGLADDVLVELDPNAGMLTPAAGATATQALHGENPVGFSPNGIPDDLEPEPGSQRPGQMNVSASMARPFAITGGLGAGTTGGRGPETVNGSTAKLPYGLDPATTPVLGSYGYPGEARLTTGWYDLPADRAASPLLVFSTAGAVSTVDTFGVRNFGQKMVVQFGRPGADGTFEQVGPDILPIDPGPVILNMPWRNMRVPMSAAPPRATVMRLSLQDNNLGEKQFIGITPPRAPRLQTLQEVVGSTAPTLIDFGVASHFPCQRPMGVSHGVAQVPQWRILGDYPLTNSQSKTWQAGVDGGLLGISEATTSAAAVSTYLQDDWVRDWGALEKLTPLVSDASDARIDTAQTTQWGWSRTGSIRVEPQSDE; translated from the coding sequence GTGCCTGTGCCAGCCCCGACCTCGCCAGAGGATCCCGCAGAAACGTCGTCGTCGGGGCCATCGACCAGGATCTCCGCGGGCACCGCCCGGTGGATCGCGACAGTGGCCGGGATCGCGGGCATCGTGTTGTGCGCCCTCACCCCACTACTGCCGGTCAAGGCCGTCGACGCCGGTTTCGCATGGCCGGTCGGACAGGACCTGGGCGCCGAGAGTTCGTCGGTGATGGCGCCACTCATCGCGCAGACCCCGCAGACCCTCGACGCGCGCATCCCGTGCGCGACGCTGGCGTCCGCAGACGACGGCGTGGTCCTCGCGACGATGCCGACCAACGCGCCGAAGTCGAAGTCGTCGTCGTTGTGGGTCACCGCCACCGACGCCGCGATCACCGTGACCTTCCGGAACAGCCTCGCCGCGACCGCCGCACGCGCCGACCTGGACCGATGCCGGGAATTGCGCATCTTCTCCGCACCCACCGGTCCGGGCGCCCAGTTCGTCGGGCTCGGCGAGTCGACGACACTGCCGCCCGACCGCCGTCCGCAGGTCGACGGCATCTTCAGCAACCTGAGCCCCGAGCAGGCACGCGCCGCCGCTGCCGACGGCCTGCGCGTGCAGGTGGACATCGACAACCGATACGAGTCGTCCCCGTCGATCCTCAAGATCGTGGTGACGGTGCTCGCCGTGCTGTCGGTTGTCGTCGCCGTCGTCGCACTGGGACTGCTCGACCGCATCGGCGGGTACCACCGGCGGATCGGCGCACGGACCCGGTCCTGGTGGCATTCGCTGAAACCCCGGGCCACCGACCTGATCGTGACCGCGATCCTGCTGGTCTGGAGCGTCCTCGGGGCAGGCTCGCCCGACGACGGTTACATCCTCAACATGGGCCGGACCGCCGACGGCTTCGGCTACCTCGCCAACTACTACCGCTTCTACGGCATCCCCGAGGCGCCCTTCGACTGGTACTACAGCTTCCTCGCGGTGTGGTCGTCGGTCTCGCCATCGGTGCTGTGGATGCACATCCCGCAACTCGTCGCCGGGCTCGTGTCGTGGTTCGTCCTCAGCCGCGTGCTCCTGCCGCGCCTGGGTCCGGCGGTACGGCGGAGTTCATGGGCGATCTGGGCGGCCGCCATGACGTTCACCGCGTTCTGGTTGCCGTTCTGCAGCGGGTTGCGCAGTGAGGGGATCATCGTCCTGGGTTCGCTGCTCACCTGGTGGGCCGCCGAACACGCCATCGCGACCCGACGACTCCTTCCGGCGGCACTCGCCGCGCTCGTCGCGGGTTTCACCCTCGCTCTGGCCCCGCACGGCGTCGTCGGTGTGGCCATCCTGCTGGTGGCGGCCCGCTCGCTGCTGCACATCCTCATCGATCGGCGAAAGCAACTCGACGGCTCGGTCTGGACGACGACGCTGACCCTAGTCGCGCCGATCGCGGCGGCCGGGATGCTCGTCCTGATCGTGGTGTTCCGGGATCAGACCCTGGCGACCGTCCTCGAGGCGATCAAGTTGCGCTACTCGGTCGGGCCGGTCATCTCCTGGCACCAGGAGTTCCTGAGGTACTACTTCATCTCCGTCGTGACCGACGACGGCGCGCTCACCCGTCGGGTGCCGCTGCTGCTCCTGCTCGCCGGCCTGTTCGTGACGGTCGCGGTCATGCTGCGCCGCACGAGAATTCGCGGAGTCGATCCGGGACCGGCATGGCGCCTCATCGGTGCCGTCGGCGTCACCCTGCTGCTGTTCGCGTTCACGCCCACCAAATGGACCATCCAGTTCGGCGTGCTCGCCGGGCTGGCGTCGGCGGTCGCGGCGGTGGCCACCGTGGCCGTGGCCCAGTCGGCAGCGCGGTCCGCACGGAACCTGACTGTGTTCGTCTCCGGGTTGCTGTTCGCGATGGCGGCGGCGATGGCGGGTTACAACTCGTGGCCGTTCCTCTACGAATACGGCATCTCCTGGTTCGACCGGGCGCCGGTCATCGCCGGTTTCCAGGCGTCGACCCTGTTCCTGATCCTCGCCGTGATCGCGGCCGGGGTCGCGGTGTGGCAGCACCTGCGGTTGGACTACGTCACCAATCGCGGTCTCGCCCACGCCGACACCGGCCCCGGCGAGACCCGGGCGGATCGTCGGCGACTCTTCCTCGCCTCCTCACCACTGGCGGTGATCGCCGGCCTGCTCGTGATCGTCGAGTTGCTGCTGTTCGCCAAGGCCGCGGTGACCCGGTATCCGGCGTCGACCGCCCTGGCCGAGAACCTGAACGCCCTGCGCGGCAACAGCTGTGGGCTCGCCGACGACGTCCTCGTCGAACTCGATCCCAACGCCGGCATGCTGACCCCGGCGGCGGGCGCGACCGCGACGCAGGCACTTCACGGCGAGAACCCGGTGGGCTTCTCGCCCAACGGGATTCCCGACGACCTCGAGCCCGAGCCGGGGAGCCAGCGCCCCGGGCAGATGAACGTGTCGGCGAGCATGGCCCGCCCGTTCGCGATCACCGGCGGCCTGGGCGCCGGGACCACCGGCGGACGCGGGCCGGAAACCGTGAACGGTTCCACCGCCAAACTGCCCTACGGGCTCGACCCCGCCACCACACCGGTCCTGGGCAGCTACGGATATCCGGGCGAAGCCCGCCTCACGACCGGCTGGTACGACCTGCCCGCCGATCGCGCGGCGTCGCCGCTGCTGGTGTTCAGCACCGCGGGCGCCGTCTCGACCGTCGACACCTTCGGCGTCCGGAACTTCGGGCAGAAGATGGTGGTGCAGTTCGGCCGCCCGGGCGCGGACGGGACCTTCGAACAGGTCGGCCCAGACATCCTGCCCATCGATCCCGGACCCGTGATCCTCAACATGCCCTGGCGCAACATGCGCGTGCCGATGTCGGCGGCCCCACCGCGAGCCACCGTGATGCGATTGTCCCTGCAGGACAACAACCTCGGCGAGAAGCAGTTCATCGGGATCACCCCGCCGCGCGCACCACGGTTGCAGACGCTGCAGGAGGTCGTCGGATCGACGGCACCCACGCTCATCGACTTCGGGGTGGCCTCGCACTTCCCGTGCCAGCGGCCGATGGGCGTCTCCCACGGCGTCGCCCAGGTGCCGCAGTGGCGCATCCTGGGCGACTATCCGCTGACCAACTCCCAGTCCAAGACCTGGCAGGCCGGCGTCGACGGCGGGCTGCTGGGCATCTCCGAGGCCACCACCTCCGCGGCAGCGGTCTCGACGTACCTGCAGGACGACTGGGTGCGCGACTGGGGCGCACTGGAGAAGCTGACACCGCTCGTGTCCGACGCATCCGACGCGCGGATCGACACGGCACAGACGACGCAATGGGGCTGGTCGCGCACCGGCTCGATCAGGGTGGAGCCCCAATCCGATGAGTGA